The region CTTCATAAAGCCTAGTGCTAACCCTAACACAGTGACAACACTCATCTCCTGAAATGTTAAACAGTATTTGGGAGAAACTGCAGTCAAACATAACTTTCAGAAGGATCAGGTTGCGCCTCTTGTTCTCAGATTCCACCACTCTTTTCAGTTCATAATTACTtggaattatttttcttttatggcCTAACCCAGGGGCTGCAACATGCAGCTCTTAAGAACTTTGGCCAGAAATAATAAGTATCTGTACTTCCATCCATCGTCTACGACCACTCGTCCTCGCATGGCTGTGGGGGTAGGGGCTAATGCCTATCTCCAGAAATCATTGGGCGAGAAGCTGGGTACAGATTATCCCAGAACAactcagagacacacaggacaaacagccatccaggcacacactcatacctaagggtgATTTAACtgaacagtcatgttttggcaTTGTGGTAGGAAGCTGGAGTTttcagagagaacccatgcatccATGAGGTAGACATGGAGACTCCATGCAGTAACACGTCaagctgggatttgaaccaagGTTCAAAGGCAACAGGTGctaacaactgcaccaccatgcagccagtATATTTGGGCAGTGTCACCAATGGTACAACAAGTCATTTCTTGGTACTGTTATTTTTTGGCATTAGaccacaaatgtttttttcccctttgttAATATATAATAACAACAACCTAATTGTAATTATGACTCTGTCCCTAAGCCAAACCTTAAACATAAACTGCACTTATGAGTCTTGAATTgcgtatttaatattttatgcatAGTCGTGAGCCAGGAGAATACCTGGACATTAATGTCATACAGGGTCCACAAAGGGCTTTTGACTACAGGGAATCAGAGTGGTGTATAGATTCTGCAGCTGGATATTACTGACTACTTTATCCATGGTGATCATGATGTTCCTCCTTTGAATTTTGATGTCACATTAATGTTGACGACATTGCCACCTGCGGCAAAAGGGGATATCAGTGGTCATGTGGGAATTTCAAAGCTCCTGTGGGGTAaggtttttattacaaatacaggaaaaacctcttgtttgaaaaatatttagagtTTAGCTGTTGGCCGAGACAAATACAATGATCTTTAGCTCCTTTTGTCCAACTGGATTTGTAGAGCATCCTAAATGAGTATTGCACATCCTGTCCTGCTTTCAGAAACCTGGGTAAGACGTTATAAAAGTCCAGATATTAGACACAGCCAGGCACACATGGTTAGATACATGGATAATATAATAACCATAAAGGACCATGTTTCCAAGTTTTATCAGCTCTGCCTCTGATCAAAACTGGATGTGAATGTGCATGTAAAGCCACTCACAGTGTCTGGAACTATCTGTTGCATAAAATACTAGAATGTCACCAAGAAGGGTAAATTTGTGGATGCAATTGCTCCCTATTTATTTTACCGTAAGGTTTGCCATATTGTGTAACAAGATCAAAAATGAACCACCCCGGAGTTCTACTTTTGTAGTGAGTGGTCCTTTTAAAGCAATTCAAACAAGTTGCATTCACACAATAGTTtttaaactctttttttctaattttaagcTAATATTAGAATTACTGCCAGAAAATGCCTGGTGATAAATGTTACAGAGCTAACCCAAGGAGCTGCTGGAGTTAGCGTTGGGTTTGCTGATTAGCAATTAGTCCGCTCACCTCTTTGCATGAAAGTGAAAAGGCAAATTTCCCTATTGgttaaattttctttaaatcGCCAGAGTCAAATTTGGATTTACAAATGCTGATCTGTGGCATTTTTAAATTCACTCAAGTATTGGTTAGCTAGTACCACATGTAATAAATGCATTGGTTAACTGTCAACTTTTTGAAaattctcttttctctttgaaTCTGGACACCATCACATCAACAAcaggttttgccttttttttccatcttttttgGTTTGGTCATCTTCCATCTTGTAAGCTTAATATTACAGAGTGTTTGTGTGGTCATGGGTTGAGGTCAAAAAATGAATTATGGTCTATCTATTCTTTCTTTACAAAAGATGAAGCTCTTTATTGGATCTTCTTTGCTTTGCAGTGACTGTGTGAATGCTTGAGAAAGGGCCAAAGTGTGTAAAGTGTTGCTCTGCTATTGATCGTGTGAAACCggactgtatgtgtgtgtgtaagggtGAGTTTTTCTGATTGGACAGATGTGTGCTTGCAGCAACTGCATCTTATGGCCATCTGCTCTCAATAAATTAATGTTCTCTATAAACATAACAGTGTCCTGTTTTGTTGTGTATAAAAAAGTACAGTAATGTACTAGCTATTTGAAGTGTACCTAAAAATGTTAACCAATCAACTAGTGTCCTTACTAGTTGTCTAGTAGCAGTACTTTTGACCTATGTTTTAGAGGTTAAAATCTGCTCGTTAACTAGCTGAATATTTATGCAATATTACCAAAATAAATCTACAATATGCTCAGCATGGCAGAAAGAGGCCTCAGCCAGTTAACTAATACAGCAAAAAAAGGCACTGATTAACTAGTAAAGCACAATTACTAGAACCAAAAATCTCTACTAAACTAGTACACCAAAATGCTAGCCACTAGCTGACTAGTATAAGGAAAAAGATAGATTAGTAAATCTTTTGACTAGTATATATAGCTAAAAAGTGCactaattaaaatctgaagCTAGTAATTGAAACTTAAGAGgtggtaaaaaaaacactgaatattAAACCTCAAGCTGTGAGGATGGGTACGCTAAAAAGAATTTTTAGTTGTCAAACACACCTGTTCAGAAGAAAAGATCAGCAAACATCAGAGtacaatttttttattgacCAGTGATCAACTCCACCTTAAATGATTACAGGTATGCAAGAAACCCCTGAACCCAGATCAGTGAAGACACTTTGtctcattctttctttcttctgtatAAAAGCTAGTCAATATgagctgaaataaaaacactttaaaaactcATTAGCTAAAACATGGAATATGTAAATCATATCAACAGTCTGTATATtataattttcagtatttttaaccCAATATGGGTCCTCAAATGTCTTCTATCTCTGCCTTTTTGCGGGTTTTTTAAAAGTCGTTTACAATTAACCGCTTAGGTTGTGTTATTCTGGAGGTTGCTGTTTATTAATGTTGGGTATGAGAAAGTAGTGTAACTCAAATATATGGCACTCATTATTTCCGCTTCAACAGGGACATCACATGCATGCACAAGGACCGTCTTCTTGCTGGTCAATGCAACATTTTATATAACTGTACAAGCGTTGAGTGGCTCTGATGTAACCTCATCATGGCACTAATAGAAACTTTATGGATCCTTCACTTCTTAGGTGTGTTTTATAAAGGCCGCTTATACAGGCTTAAAAAAACCAATACATTGAAGATGAAACCAGTGCTCACCAGTTTAGGTCTGATTCTTCATTGATCAAGCCTAAAGTTTAGAGTAAAAACCACAACAGGAACATCTTTAAATGCCACATAAAGAAGTTAAATATTTGGAGTGAAAGCAGTATTTGAACAAGAGACATCAGTCATCCTTAGTACAGTCCTTAAACAAGAGGAGTGTCTATAAGCAGTGAGCAGGTGTCTGCGTTCTGCTCCATTCTGTCAGGTTAAATGCAACTAGAAGGAGGCTCGTCTGGTCCAACCCAGACATGGAAATGGAGAACTGGTGTTGAGGCCACGGTGAATGAAGTCAGTCATATTCAGAGAAGTTACTGGAGTATAAAGTCTGCTGGATGTTTACAGAGCCAACAGTTCCTTCAGCAAGTCCACAcctgagagagagacagagagagacaatGTGTCCTCATATGAAGCAGCTACAGATCAGGACGAACCATCTCCTAATTCCAAATTCAAATTAGCTCTTTATGAACTATAATAACATAACTTTACCatgattttttatatttctgttgtggtgaagattAGCAAAAACCACAGGAAGGAAATTAGGCAGGAGGAGAAAAAGGAATgtgaagaaggaaggaaggaataaTGACGGAAGCACGGGAGGCGAAGAAGCaaggaaagaaaggaagaaggaaaagaatggaggaaggaaggaaataagGAAGGATGCATTTTAATTGTACCAAGTAGAATTTAAATTGAATCTGTTGAACAGCACTTTGTGACTTTGTATCTGAAGGAGGAAATAAAAGAAGGAAGATAATGATGCAgaaaaaattgaaagaaaaaaaagaagagaggagAAGAAAATAAGGAAGGGAAGGATAAGGAAAAAAGAATAGAGAAGTAAATAAGGGAAATAAGCAAAACACGGAAAAATGAATGACtaaggaaagaaggaaataaatacacagtgaaggaagggaggaaacaaaaaaagagtgaaagaatgaatggaaggaggaaagaaaaaataaaaggtggaaaATGACATTTAGACAATAGAATAGGAAATAAAGTCTGATGACAGCGATGGAGGGATCATGGTGAAATAGATAAATTAATCTTGTCAGGATAGAGGACTGAGGCCTCAACAGATGGAATCTTTGTTGCTTTGAAGAAGGGAACACAGAGGGATGCACTGGTGGACCCATGGATTGGTTTTACCTTGACGGTGCTGTCCACAGCTCCAGAGAAGAGGCGCCCCCTGGAGACAGCCAGTGCCGTTACACTGCCCTGGTGTCTGAGCAGGGTTTGGGTACAGATCATGTTGTCCATGCTCCACACCTGCAACACAAGCCGCCAAGTAAGTGTGCGTTTTTACAGACTTCCACTTTTCTTTAACTACCTGCAAGGTTTTGCTACGATCAGCACAGCCTGTGTTTCAGAGTGAACCTCATTctgtatttctctctctctctcacacacacacacacacacacacacacacacgcacagagACTGTGTCTCACCCTGAGGGAGCGATCGTAGGATGCGCTGAACACTTTAGTCTGGTCTGGGGTGGATATGACAGCCAGGGCGTAGACTGTTCCAACATGGCCTGTCAAGGTTCGGACCTGCTCTTTCGACTCAATGTCCCACacctacaacacacacacacacacacacgcacacacacacacacccaatcAGCATCAGTAcctgcatcagtgcagcattAAAAACCCAGATCCTGGACGAGCTGAACAAGCTGCCTCTGGGACAATGGAAGAAATGTAAAATGGAGAGATTTCACAGTTCTTtggaaacaaataatttaaaaaaagaatgaagcTGAAATAAAGCGGTCTGTGGAGGGTTGCGCCCCACCGTGTGATCATTTACACATACAGGAGTCAAATGCATCAGCACCAAACAGTACCAGTTATTATATTTCTGATCTATGCAAACTGCTCCTGTTGCTCATTAGGAATGAAACAGCAGTGAGATGCTGTGTGTGTACATGGGTGCCTTACATGGATGAGGTTTTCATAGGTGCCACATACGATGTGGTGGTTGGTGACGGCGATGGAGTAGACACTGCCCCCGCTGGTCTGGAGGACATGAACACACTCCAGGGAGCGGATATCCCAAATCTACCAGCACAGGGAGAGGAATCAGAAGGAGTTAGAGGTTAAGCCTATCATCGTCATAATTCAATGACCAGTTGAACCAGTTAGTGTTTTGTTTCACTGTtgattaaacagagaaaaaagcAGATTAATAGTTATGTACCAATTCCAAACACTCAGGGAGTAGAACTGCAGCAAACAGCTGGATCTCAGGATCACCAAGTCTCATAAAAAACCATTTGATGGTATTCTAGATGTTAACTGGTTGTTTGGGCGTCagaccagaaaaaaaaatctcgtCAGACAGACGAGTTTTTTTCTTACcataacaaacagaaacatgttgaTTTCGCAAAACTCTACTGGGACTTCAAGGATGTCCAGACCAAAagtggactttattttttttgtttggtgcagTTTGCTTTCACAAAAGTACTttgtgaactattacttgtaaacaaagccacgtggGTGATGttcattgctcccattggacagcaATGAcagggcgggacagagcacagacccagaaatgtaggaaaacaaCTGTAGATGTGCTGCGTGCAGCAACTCTGTTCAGCATATTTgggccgttattacagctgcaatattacagtgagagtcaagagcagctcattcaacacagattttgcaaagttttatttataacttTGGAACGGCGTTGGATAATACATGTACTCTGTCCCACAACATGCCAGTAGAgttgctaagcaacatacaGTTTATCAAGACATACGTTTTCTGTAGTTGGTCCAGGTTGGGGCCGGttcgtattcagaccataagtgaaccgcaccagagtACCTTTGGAACTGGACtaagaccacctcaaaaagtgggtctcggtccggaccagggttcgcttgagtgtattcacacctacccaaaaggtccggaccaacagggggaaacgaactctggtccgtttaaagcgaaCCAAATGTGGCAGGTGTGAATGCACCCTAGCTAgcactggtcagatgagattaaGACTGAGCTTCTCTATCAAAGCACTCCAGGTGATtttggtgtgaaacaaaggataaatatgtggaaaatcTGCCCATGTCCACTAATAAATACGGTGAAGGATGTGTGATGctttgggcctgtttctcttctaaaGACCATAGAAACCCAGATAGGGTGAATGGCAAAACCTGATGGACTCTACCAGAAAACGGACAATTGGTCTTTCTTTCTATGCAGATGAACAGAAAATACAGGACTCCGGTTGTAGCTTATTGATTCAACCACGATGTGGAACCAAGGGGACGTTTCAGGCAATAGCTCTATTCTTCTGGATGCTTCTCACTTGGGTTGTGGATGAGAACCCTGTCGCCTTTTCCGGGATATGGAATGGTGCCTGACTATCTGCACAAGTCTTTGCTCCAACCTTGGGAAATGTTACAGGAGAAGACCCCATACTGTGCAGAAGAAGACTGCACAGAGCTTTGCCAATAATTGTGCCActtgttattttgttaaaaacaaaaggttaaaaaaaaggattcctaattttttttctgcactgaataaatgttctcAAACTAAAGGCTGAATTTCCATGAATAATCCAGCGTGAGATTATTTTACTCATCTTTAGGTGTTGCATTAATACAGGAGCTCCTAGCTGGACATTCTGAACACATCCTCCTCCATCCACTGATCCAGATCATTTTGTAAACCAAACTGTTTCTAAATGACAGAGTACTGGCTGTTAAGTTTATCCATCTTCATCCGTCTTTCCCAGATCCTCTGAACCAGTCCCACTTTCCTACCGCTCCATTGAGTCCGCGACATAGTAATTAGTGACCAGGTCTGTGAGACATTCActcaaacacagagaaagaCAGACAAGCACCAGCAAGCACACACAGTTCTGTAAACTGGGACTCAGTGAATGAAGGTGGCAGGAAATGACACGAGGCCCAATTCTAACAGCAGACAGTCCAGGTATCATCCCCAACGAATCCCAGCAGCTTTGCAGTAAACACAACAAGCTTCCAGCACACCTTGATGCACATACACCCAGACAGCAGAGCTCAACGTCCTCATGTCACTCCACTCTGTAGCAATGCTCCTTAAAAGGTTCTCGTGTCCTTATAAACTGGGCTGAATATTCCCTCAACAGTCCTGGAAACCATTTAGGCTCTACATAAAAAGGCCCTTCTTCCATCTTTCATCCCGCTTTTTTTTATAtcgacagaaacaaaaataaaaccgtGGCCATCCTCCAATCCCACTCAAATCTGTTACTGGCAACGATGCAGTTCCACCTGccaagcaaaacattttcaaatcatccGTCTGCTGCTCCAAAACCCAAACTCCCTTCGGATTGACACTTCCACCGAGAAAATATATCTCATTTCCCAGCTTTTAAACTGTTAACATGGATTTCACTTTCTGGTTAATTATGATACACTGTATGTTAATATAATATTAATTAGAATAGTAGTGCACTTCATCCAGGTTGAAAtccaaaaacagaaagcaacTAGTTACAACATCTATGCTAATACAAATATCACTactaattctttttttatttaccctaaGAACAGAAAATACTTTAATGTTGATGGTATCTTACAGATGTTTATTCACAGCAGCCATACAATcctcaataaaaacatttactggGAAAAAATAACAAGAGGTGCACTGAGAAATCAGCTGCTGATCAGATTGGGTTGATTTCCCGACAACAATCTTCGGTGTGGATGTTGTTACAGAGTGAGGAAGGCTCGGCATTAGCTACCTTTAATATCACTGAGGTTTTTAAAAACTAACTCACGAAGACCAgagaagcacaaaaaaaaaaaggaagtcatttctgtaaaatgttGAGACGTTTCTGTAGATCACTGAGGCAGCGAGAAAGGAAAAGAGAGCATGACTTTCAGCGCATAATGGGAAGGCTGAATGTATTACAGcagttattttgtctttttgagcTTTGAACCACTGCCTGTTATgcaacatgctggatttggaaatgttagcCACATTAATTGCTGATACAAGATGTTACAGACAGTTCACTAGGTCAGCTCTCTGTGTTACAATAGTAAAACACTGGTAGCTGTGTTGCAGACACAGCGGTGGGATGGCCATTCAACTCTTGAATCTTTAGTAGTATTTAACCCTGCTCATATGATCAGTCCTAACATGATGATTGTATGACAGCTTTCATCTTCTTCTAAATAAATGGAAGATTCAGAGAAACATTTTTGTAGAATATTTCAACCTGACAACTACATGTTTAAttaatcaaaatgtttaaatatgattttggCTCCAAACCatcacaaaaacaacataattctcaaaaagcaagaaaaacactatttgtttttctttatttgaccATTTTTCCTTATTCTCATTCtcttatttaaaatgtgtctcAGCGTCCTCAGCACGATCTTGTTTTGAAAACCCAGAGGCAAGATGGGAGAAAGAGGAGAGgggagcaacagcagcagcaccatAGCGGGTCCATTCTGGTCAAAATAACTAATGATTAGATCTGACtgttattagtttatttaattattaattctgatatatatatatatatatatagctttttatttatatatattttgttttttgaatctATTTCAAGGCAAACTAACAAtagctgatttattttatttcttctataATATCCTacatataaatacttttaaaaagggAGAAGCAGCAAGAAGGTATGGGGGAAGTTTCATGTTTTAAGGTAATTCATTGTTCTTCCAGTCTAATAGATacgtttttaaaatataaaatgaacaaTCATGATTTTAATATGGACTAAAAAAGTCTCATATTATAAAGAATACTCTCATTTCTAATTGACTTTGATCCATTTTTACATACCTTGATGGTCTGATATGAGCCACTGTACAGGTGGTTCTGGGAGGCCACCAAGGCTCTCACCCAGTGATTTAGTCCTGTcagctccttcttcagcttcagcTCCGTCCCAACAATGTCCCACAcctacacaaacacagacacacagatcaGATTCAatgcaaagaaacaaatatgttGAGGTTTTCTGTGAAAACTGTTCTGAAAGAAGCTCTAAAGACTACCCCCCCcctaaataaatttaaagtgaATCAATAACTGCAGTCAGAGGAGACATTGAAGGTATTACACAATGACTGAAGTGCAAAAACGTGTGGAACATAAACCGGAGCTGGGACACGTGTTTCAGTGAGGGAAGGAAAGAAGCAGGCGGAGCTGGGTAAGATAGGAAAGTCCCCCTCTAAGAGGCCTGACCGACACAAACCAAGCAACACAATGGTCCTCTTCCCCATTTCTTGTATCCATGGCAACAAAGTCAAGGCCATAGATATCTTGCCTTCAGCCTCGTCACTGGAAAACGTGCTTTTACTGATCTTCTACTTAGACAGCCATCTATTAGTTTTGACTCTAATTCCTATGTTTATTGTGTCTATGTAGATGTCAGGAGCAGATGCCAAACCTGGAATTATGGGAGAGAAACAGCCTTAAATCAGTCACCAAAGATCTAGCTCTAAAAAACTGAGATCCTGAGCCAACAAGAACAAATAACAGATGAACCTTCAATATGAAAACTGAACGATTTTATAGGATCGACCAACACGAAGTAGTGCATAATAATGAGGTGGAAGGCAAATAACACTtgaattgttttctgtttttaccaaattaaaataaaaaagtgctgTGCATTTGCTTTCAGCTTCTTTCATTCAATACTTCAGTCAGTACAGAACTACCTTTAGCTGCAGCTATAGTTCCAAGTATTTTCAGAGTACGTCTCCATACAGCTTTTCAAATCTACAGACTAaacgttttgctttttttttgtgcaaaaatttgactgggccactaaTATCCAACTTGAGTGTTGTTGTCCTGGTGGAAAGGGAACTTCCCTCCAGTCTCACATCTTTTGCTAGCTCTGACTGCCATTAATCGCCCCAGCGTGCctgttcctgctaaagaaaacatccccacagcatgatgctgccatctccgtGTATTAGCAGGGGGACGGTTGGGTCAGGATgaggtgcagtgttagtttgtaataagcattttgcatgtatttCAGCTAGACATTAGacacagttttcacatttttatttgtaaaaaaaaaaaaaaaaaaacaaagttaaaaatcatgtatcatttctctcccacttcaatcatgcaccactttgtgtttgacaatttcacaaataaaataaatgaaatgtaacGTGAGAAAATATGGAAAGGTTCAACAGGTGTACATACTTTTAAGGTACTCTACATTAGCCTGTTTGTCTCTCTAATGCTAGCTTTTTGCATCTTCTATCAACACACACAACATGGTTGGGGAATGGTACACAGTAAATGTGGCTTGTTGTTTATGTTATTTCAAAGAGGTTGTTTTTATTGCCACCTGTAATTTATtgcagattatttttatttatttagttattaaaaaatggttgaGGTGTGAAATAAACTGCAATtgagtttgaaaacaaaatgtgtgtgtgtgtgtgtcttactGCTCTATCAAGCATCTCAATAAGCTGAACTCAGAGTGGAACTCCATGTGTGATGAACTGAGGAGCATCAAAGTTTTCTTCTAACCCGACGTACCTTAATGGCCTTGAGGGAGCCGCTGAACAACATGTTGTGGGAGGAGACCAGCGTGCACACAGGGTTGTCATGGGCACGGATAGTATTCACTTTCTGCAAGGTCTGGATGTCCCACACCTACACAAGGATTTTTAGTTAATGCAAACCATGATACTCTATGGTGCACAGATGTGGCACTGGTGGTGTAGATGACAAGACATACGATGATGGTGCAATCAGCAGATCCACTGTACAGCTTGTTTCTGTGGGGAAAAAGAAACACGGCATGTCATGGGGCTTGGCGCTCCCCAGATAATGACATTATGGAACGGAGCATGGGTTTGCATGTGTGCTTTATATTACCCCTGAATGCACAGAGCCAGGACAATGCCATCATGACCTTCCAGGGTTTTCTGACACTTATAAGTAGTGCAGGTGTCCCACAccttaaatgtgaaataatgCATGAATACAGTACTTATCTGTGGACAGTGTGCAAcatcttaaaattaaaatgatctaaaaacTAAGAATGAACACAAAGGGTGGTTTAGTTTTATTGAAGTGTGATTTGCTACCTTAATTGTCTTATCAGATGAGCCAGAGAAAAGCAGGTCTCCAGTAGAGTACACACAGAGACACCAGACTGGACCCTGGTGGCCGACGAATGTCCCTTTACATTTGAAGATCTGCTGTGGGTCATAGGCTGAGAGACGAGACACAATGGGTTTGTATTTTCCTTTGGAAAGTCAATAAAAGTGTAGAATAACTGAGGGCAAAGAGTCAGATTTTTACAGCCAAGGATTCCCATGTTGAGCCTGGCGTTGATGTGAGACAACTCATCCTGTGGAGAAACAGTCAGTCTTTATTAACAGGCATTTTAGAAACCGGACTCAGCCATTTAAATTAGAGTTGCACAGAGAAATCGGCTGGTGACCAGCAATTCTTTGCTTTCAAGCCCTGATCAGTGATCAACTGATTGGAAGCTAAAATTCCCATATTTTTCTCTATAAGTGAACGTGTCATGAACAACAGGAAACGTAGGCAATGTTTTGGAAATCTCACAACTAAGCTAAAGGTCTACCTACTCCACATGAAAAGGAGACAGAGACTGCTGCTAGCAATGCTGAACATGCTAATCAAATAAATCACTAAAACAGGATGCTAATATTGCCTCTGAGACTCTAAACGGAGTACGAGATTCTTTTCAGCCAGGTTTTATTTGTACAGACGTATCCGTTTTATAACCACCAGGATTTTACTGTGTTTATAGATTCTCAAAGTTGAGAAGAGACGGGTCTGGGCGGCTTCTGACACATACTAGTTTTATTTTACCatgaatattttattgttaGACAGCTCAATTCTTTATTGAAGAAAAAAcggtttaaaaaaagtattttgttgttttgctttcCAGAAATATGACTAGAATTCACTCACAAGATCACCACTAATTAGAATCTATTGTCTGAATACTCAAATGTCTCTGACACTTACGTTTAGCATGGAGGCATCTCTACGAAACTCCATCAGGTCCTCGCTGAGTTTACTCTGATTCTCGTCCAACATATCTTAAAAACACACACGGATACACACgcagacaaataaaaatcttaactAAAAATCATTGCACTATTTTTGCATCATATCTTAAGTGGAAGGAGgagtaaaaacatgtttctctAAAGTTATCAATATTGATGAACTCTGTGagaaatcccattaaaatgcagtttgtcTCTGCTGTGTGGCGATGAGGTGTAAAGACAGGTCTATTTATGGTTGGGAAGTTAGTTCTTACCAAATTTAAGCTCCAGGTTTTTTTCCAGCTGATCCAACTTCTCAGAGAGTTTGCCCAACATGGAGCGCAGAAAGGCAATATCTTGATCCTTCTGAGACAGAGCCAGCTGCATTTCATGGAACCTAAACATGAATCCAGATAATACAAAAGATTTACTTCACAATCTTTCAGATTACAGGACGTTTGTGGTCACAAGTATGGTCCTACATATAGTTCACCTGTCATCTGTCTGCTGGAGAAACTCCTTTAGACCCTCAAATTTGCACACCTCCAGGTGGGTTTCATACGTGTCCTGGTTTCCTATGAATATGCAGCTGTTGGGAGAGGAGATGAGTCTTATGTGTTAAGGTGTCTGATAGCTGGTGGACAAATGAAAAGGGTTTGCAGAGAGGTAAATAAACTCACCCATATTTGGAGTGTGGACATTTGATGTGCTCACATTCCTTGAGGTGGGCTTCCAGATTCATGGTGAGCAGCGGGGGGCAGGAGGGGTTGTTGGGACACCGCACCGGCCTGTAGTCACAACTTGCTTCATGTTctctgcacacaaacaagaGTTAAAACTGGATTTGttaaaagtaaaactgaaagTCAACATTTAATGAAACTTAATTTCAGTTTACATATTGGCTAACAGTTTGTCAGATGTTTTTTCCATACTTGCGACTGGACAGTTTGATAGTGAACGGGCAGCCCAGAGGGTCCACCTCGTAGGCCCCGGGTTTCCCAGCCACTGAGGCTGTAGAAGCTGCAGCTCCACCTGGGCCGTTGGTTGCTGCTCTGCAGCCGTATTTACAGTGAATGAACAGCTCGCCAATCTGCTCGGCCACCGCAATGTTGTTCACAACAACAGTTAGCTTTGCTGTGTCTACGGGGCACT is a window of Girardinichthys multiradiatus isolate DD_20200921_A chromosome Y, DD_fGirMul_XY1, whole genome shotgun sequence DNA encoding:
- the LOC124865004 gene encoding E3 ubiquitin-protein ligase TRAF7-like, with the translated sequence MSSSKTPRYNQYSAGAAAGASSISSSPSSPPADSGVGSMMEASFGPTFSSSGAKVSAESSNTYKQHRRTPSTSSTLTYSPRDEDDGMPPIGTPRRSDSAISIRSLHSESNMSLRSTFSLHEEEEDLEPQVFAEPPSVKLCCQLCCNVFKDPVITTCGHTFCRRCALTSDKCPVDTAKLTVVVNNIAVAEQIGELFIHCKYGCRAATNGPGGAAASTASVAGKPGAYEVDPLGCPFTIKLSSRKEHEASCDYRPVRCPNNPSCPPLLTMNLEAHLKECEHIKCPHSKYGCIFIGNQDTYETHLEVCKFEGLKEFLQQTDDRFHEMQLALSQKDQDIAFLRSMLGKLSEKLDQLEKNLELKFDMLDENQSKLSEDLMEFRRDASMLNDELSHINARLNMGILGSYDPQQIFKCKGTFVGHQGPVWCLCVYSTGDLLFSGSSDKTIKVWDTCTTYKCQKTLEGHDGIVLALCIQGNKLYSGSADCTIIVWDIQTLQKVNTIRAHDNPVCTLVSSHNMLFSGSLKAIKVWDIVGTELKLKKELTGLNHWVRALVASQNHLYSGSYQTIKIWDIRSLECVHVLQTSGGSVYSIAVTNHHIVCGTYENLIHVWDIESKEQVRTLTGHVGTVYALAVISTPDQTKVFSASYDRSLRVWSMDNMICTQTLLRHQGSVTALAVSRGRLFSGAVDSTVKVWTC